TATGCTTTCGTGCAAGTCGATGCGGGTCAGCAACACGCTCGCCGGATCGCACCCCAATTCGGCCAACGCCTCGCAAAAGGCCTGTTCGCGGACCATCGCCGCCGCATGGTGCGCGGGTCCGGCAACGACGGCGAATCTGCGGCGCCCGCTGTCCCACAAATGCCTGGCTAGTTCTCGCACCCCCTGCCGCTCGTTCGCCGCAACCGCGATCGAGCGGCCTACCTGCTTGCCGGGCGCGATCCGCACATAGGGGAGGCCGTCGCGATCGAGCGCGTCGAGCAGCTTCTCGTCGTCGCAGACCGGCGGCGTCAGGATCAGCGCGTCGCAATGTGCGCCGCGCAGCCCCTGTTCGTAGCGGTCGACGATGCTGTCGACGCCATGGTCGAACTCCTCGAGGACGAGGTGATAGCCATATTGGCGGCACGCCTTTGCGGCGCCCCGAAAAATCTCCGCGAAATAATAGGACGACAGGTGCGGCATGAACGCGCCGATCAGAAAGGAGCGCGACGCCGCCAGCGAGCGCGCGGCCTGATTGACGCGATAGCCGGTCTCGCGGATCGCCGCCTCGATGCGCTCGCGCGTTGCAGCGCTGACGTTGGCATTGCGATTGACAACGCGCGACACGGTCTTTGCCGACACGCCGGCAATCGCCGCGACATCATCGAGGGTGGCAGGCTTTTTCACGCCGGTGACGATAGGTTTCATCGCGCCTTGTTAGCCACCGAATACGTATCCAGTCCAGTCCCTATGTCAGCGCTGACATTTTCGATTGTCAGCGCTGACATTATTAGATAGCTAGCGATTCGAGAACAGAGATAAATGGGAGAGTTTCATGGGACCGTGGCTTTGCCGCGCAGCGCTTTTTGCCGCCTGTTCGCCTTTGGCCGTCGCCTCGCAGGCGCATGCCGCCGATACAAACAACGACGCCGACCGGCGTGCCGCGACGACCGAAGCGGCGATGACCAATGAAGAACGGGTGACGCTTCTCAACGGCATCCTCGCCATGCCGCTGGGCGACACGAAGATTCCCGAAGGG
The Sphingopyxis macrogoltabida genome window above contains:
- a CDS encoding LacI family DNA-binding transcriptional regulator, translated to MKPIVTGVKKPATLDDVAAIAGVSAKTVSRVVNRNANVSAATRERIEAAIRETGYRVNQAARSLAASRSFLIGAFMPHLSSYYFAEIFRGAAKACRQYGYHLVLEEFDHGVDSIVDRYEQGLRGAHCDALILTPPVCDDEKLLDALDRDGLPYVRIAPGKQVGRSIAVAANERQGVRELARHLWDSGRRRFAVVAGPAHHAAAMVREQAFCEALAELGCDPASVLLTRIDLHESISEAGREASLELLRGAATLPDAIFAFNDEIAVGTIAAIRELGLSVPGDISVAGFDNSNIAELMWPPLTTVHQPIAGLAFRAVSIIADASRPEDRNLLLPTNLVVRGTS